A genome region from Choloepus didactylus isolate mChoDid1 chromosome 12, mChoDid1.pri, whole genome shotgun sequence includes the following:
- the POU4F1 gene encoding POU domain, class 4, transcription factor 1 isoform X2, producing MMSMNSKQPHFAMHPTLPEHKYPSLHSSSEAIRRACLPTPPLQSNLFASLDETLLARAEALAAVDIAVSQGKSHPFKPDATYHTMNSVPCTSTSTVPLAHHHHHHHHHHQALEPGDLLDHISSPSLALMAGAGGAGAAGGGGSAHDGPGGGGGGGGGPGGGLLGGSAHPHPHMHGLGHLSHPAAAAAMNMPSGLPHPGLVAAAAHHGAAAAAAAAAAGQVAAASAAAAVVGAAGLASICDSDTDPRELEAFAERFKQRRIKLGVTQADVGSALANLKIPGVGSLSQSTICRFESLTLSHNNMIALKPILQAWLEEAEGAQREKMNKPELFNGGEKKRKRTSIAAPEKRSLEAYFAVQPRPSSEKIAAIAEKLDLKKNVVRVWFCNQRQKQKRMKFSATY from the exons ATGATGTCCATGAACAGCAAGCAGCCTCACTTTGCCATGCATCCCACCCTCCCTGAGCACAAGTACCCGTCGCTGCACTCCAGCTCCGAGGCCATCCGGAGGGCCTGCCTGCCCACGCCGCCG CTGCAGAGCAACCTCTTCGCCAGCCTGGATGAGACACTGCTGGCGCGGGCCGAGGCGCTGGCGGCGGTGGACATCGCGGTATCCCAGGGCAAGAGCCACCCGTTCAAGCCAGACGCCACGTACCACACGATGAACAGCGTGCCGTGCACGTCCACGTCCACCGTGCCGCTGgcgcaccaccaccaccaccaccaccaccaccaccaggcgCTCGAGCCTGGTGACCTGCTGGACCACATCTCATCGCCGTCGCTCGCGCTGATGGCTGGCGCGGGCGGCGCGGGCGCGGCGGGCGGAGGTGGCAGCGCTCACGACGGCCCGGGGGGCGGCGGCG GGGGCGGCGGTGGCCCGGGCGGTGGGCTGCTAGGCGGCTCGGCGCACCCGCATCCGCACATGCACGGCCTGGGCCACCTGTCGCACCCGGCGGCGGCAGCCGCCATGAACATGCCGTCGGGGCTGCCGCACCCTGGGCTGGTGGCGGCGGCGGCTCATCACGGCGCGGCGGCGGctgcagcggcggcggcggcagggcAGGTGGCAGCGGCGTCGGCGGCGGCGGCCGTGGTGGGTGCGGCGGGCCTGGCGTCCATCTGCGACTCGGACACGGACCCGCGCGAGCTCGAGGCGTTCGCCGAGCGCTTCAAGCAGCGGCGCATCAAGCTGGGTGTGACGCAGGCCGACGTGGGCTCGGCGCTAGCCAACCTCAAAATCCCAGGTGTGGGCTCTCTCAGCCAGAGCACCATCTGCAGGTTCGAATCGCTCACGCTCTCGCACAATAACATGATCGCGCTCAAACCCATCCTGCAGGCTTGGCTCGAGGAGGCCGAGGGCGCGCAGCGCGAGAAAATGAACAAGCCTGAGCTCTTCAACGGCGGCGAGAAGAAACGCAAGCGGACTTCCATCGCCGCCCCGGAGAAGCGCTCCCTCGAGGCCTACTTCGCGGTACAGCCTCGGCCCTCGTCCGAGAAGATCGCCGCCATCGCTGAGAAACTGGACCTCAAAAAGAACGTGGTGCGGGTGTGGTTTTGCAACCAGAGACAGAAGCAGAAGCGGATGAAATTCTCCGCCACTTACTGA
- the POU4F1 gene encoding POU domain, class 4, transcription factor 1 isoform X1: MMSMNSKQPHFAMHPTLPEHKYPSLHSSSEAIRRACLPTPPLQSNLFASLDETLLARAEALAAVDIAVSQGKSHPFKPDATYHTMNSVPCTSTSTVPLAHHHHHHHHHHQALEPGDLLDHISSPSLALMAGAGGAGAAGGGGSAHDGPGGGGGGPGGGGPGGGGPGAGGGGGGGPGGGGGPGGGLLGGSAHPHPHMHGLGHLSHPAAAAAMNMPSGLPHPGLVAAAAHHGAAAAAAAAAAGQVAAASAAAAVVGAAGLASICDSDTDPRELEAFAERFKQRRIKLGVTQADVGSALANLKIPGVGSLSQSTICRFESLTLSHNNMIALKPILQAWLEEAEGAQREKMNKPELFNGGEKKRKRTSIAAPEKRSLEAYFAVQPRPSSEKIAAIAEKLDLKKNVVRVWFCNQRQKQKRMKFSATY, encoded by the exons ATGATGTCCATGAACAGCAAGCAGCCTCACTTTGCCATGCATCCCACCCTCCCTGAGCACAAGTACCCGTCGCTGCACTCCAGCTCCGAGGCCATCCGGAGGGCCTGCCTGCCCACGCCGCCG CTGCAGAGCAACCTCTTCGCCAGCCTGGATGAGACACTGCTGGCGCGGGCCGAGGCGCTGGCGGCGGTGGACATCGCGGTATCCCAGGGCAAGAGCCACCCGTTCAAGCCAGACGCCACGTACCACACGATGAACAGCGTGCCGTGCACGTCCACGTCCACCGTGCCGCTGgcgcaccaccaccaccaccaccaccaccaccaccaggcgCTCGAGCCTGGTGACCTGCTGGACCACATCTCATCGCCGTCGCTCGCGCTGATGGCTGGCGCGGGCGGCGCGGGCGCGGCGGGCGGAGGTGGCAGCGCTCACGACGGCCCGGGGGGCGGCGGCGGTGGTCCGGGCGGCGGCGGTCCCGGCGGCGGCGGCCCAGGGgccggcggtggcggcggcggtggcCCAGGGGGCGGCGGTGGCCCGGGCGGTGGGCTGCTAGGCGGCTCGGCGCACCCGCATCCGCACATGCACGGCCTGGGCCACCTGTCGCACCCGGCGGCGGCAGCCGCCATGAACATGCCGTCGGGGCTGCCGCACCCTGGGCTGGTGGCGGCGGCGGCTCATCACGGCGCGGCGGCGGctgcagcggcggcggcggcagggcAGGTGGCAGCGGCGTCGGCGGCGGCGGCCGTGGTGGGTGCGGCGGGCCTGGCGTCCATCTGCGACTCGGACACGGACCCGCGCGAGCTCGAGGCGTTCGCCGAGCGCTTCAAGCAGCGGCGCATCAAGCTGGGTGTGACGCAGGCCGACGTGGGCTCGGCGCTAGCCAACCTCAAAATCCCAGGTGTGGGCTCTCTCAGCCAGAGCACCATCTGCAGGTTCGAATCGCTCACGCTCTCGCACAATAACATGATCGCGCTCAAACCCATCCTGCAGGCTTGGCTCGAGGAGGCCGAGGGCGCGCAGCGCGAGAAAATGAACAAGCCTGAGCTCTTCAACGGCGGCGAGAAGAAACGCAAGCGGACTTCCATCGCCGCCCCGGAGAAGCGCTCCCTCGAGGCCTACTTCGCGGTACAGCCTCGGCCCTCGTCCGAGAAGATCGCCGCCATCGCTGAGAAACTGGACCTCAAAAAGAACGTGGTGCGGGTGTGGTTTTGCAACCAGAGACAGAAGCAGAAGCGGATGAAATTCTCCGCCACTTACTGA